In Sphingomonas psychrotolerans, the following proteins share a genomic window:
- a CDS encoding TCR/Tet family MFS transporter, translating into MRFHHRSVPIVLFAILIDSIGFGIVMPVLPRLVVELAHVSLEDAARIGGYMLAAYAVTQFFAGPILGTLGDSFGRRPVLLFSMLAFAADYAFMAVAPSIAWLFVGRMIAGVAGASYGPANAVLADVTPPEKRGATFGLMGAAFGIGFILGPAMGGLLAGFGTRAPFIAAAVLAGLNALWILTALPETMLPEHRRAFRWGNAHVFAAFRPLLHAGNAGWLLLAAFLWQFAHMVYPATWAFWSEIALGWDEQAIGWSLAASGLAMALVQTLVTGRAIKRWGEERTVVLGILAGGAVFFGYIFVREGWMVYALIPLSAFQALAYPSINALLSRMTDAQHQGALQGGMASLNSVALILAPLVLSQSLAFGAERGFPAGNFVFAAGLAFAALLIVILRVVPKVRTSS; encoded by the coding sequence ATGCGATTCCATCACCGCTCGGTGCCCATCGTGCTGTTCGCGATTCTGATCGACTCGATCGGCTTCGGCATCGTCATGCCGGTCCTCCCCCGCCTCGTCGTCGAACTCGCGCATGTCAGCCTCGAAGATGCCGCCCGGATCGGCGGCTATATGCTCGCGGCCTATGCGGTGACGCAGTTCTTCGCCGGCCCGATCCTTGGTACGCTCGGCGACAGCTTCGGCCGCCGCCCCGTATTGCTCTTCTCGATGCTCGCCTTCGCCGCCGACTATGCCTTCATGGCCGTCGCGCCGAGCATCGCGTGGCTGTTCGTCGGCCGGATGATCGCCGGGGTGGCCGGCGCGTCTTATGGTCCCGCCAACGCCGTGCTCGCCGATGTCACGCCGCCCGAGAAGCGCGGCGCGACCTTCGGGCTGATGGGGGCCGCGTTCGGGATCGGCTTCATCCTCGGACCGGCGATGGGCGGCCTTCTGGCCGGCTTCGGCACCCGCGCGCCGTTCATCGCCGCGGCGGTGCTGGCGGGGCTTAACGCCTTGTGGATCCTGACTGCCCTCCCCGAGACGATGCTTCCCGAGCACCGCCGCGCCTTCCGCTGGGGCAACGCCCATGTCTTCGCCGCGTTCAGACCGCTGCTCCACGCCGGCAATGCCGGCTGGCTGCTCCTCGCCGCCTTCCTCTGGCAGTTCGCGCATATGGTCTACCCCGCGACCTGGGCGTTCTGGAGCGAAATCGCGCTGGGCTGGGACGAGCAGGCGATCGGCTGGTCGCTCGCCGCCTCGGGCCTCGCGATGGCGCTGGTCCAGACGCTCGTCACCGGCCGCGCGATCAAGCGCTGGGGCGAGGAGCGGACAGTCGTGCTCGGCATCCTCGCCGGTGGCGCGGTGTTCTTCGGGTACATCTTCGTCCGCGAAGGCTGGATGGTCTATGCGCTGATCCCGCTCAGCGCGTTCCAGGCGCTCGCTTATCCTTCGATCAACGCGCTGCTCTCCCGGATGACCGACGCGCAGCACCAGGGCGCGCTGCAGGGCGGCATGGCCAGCCTCAACAGCGTCGCCTTGATCCTTGCGCCTCTGGTGTTAAGCCAGTCCCTCGCCTTCGGTGCCGAACGCGGCTTCCCCGCGGGCAATTTCGTGTTCGCCGCCGGGCTGGCGTTCGCGGCCCTGCTGATCGTGATCCTCCGGGTGGTGCCGAAGGTTCGCACCAGCTCCTGA
- a CDS encoding acyl-CoA dehydrogenase family protein produces the protein MAVLTEEQTMLRDMAREWADNESPVTAYRKMRDAAPAEYYDAAAWRAQAEMGWAGILIPEAQGGAGMGYLSLGLVLEQLGRNLAATPLAATAAATSALLLGGSEAQQVEWLPRIAAGDVVAALAVDEGPRFAPDKIATTVEGGKLSGTKEFVAEGDSAQLFVVAATDGLYLVAGDEGVTRSPRKLTDARSHAQLRFDGAPAGKLEGGADLLTQVTDRATAALCAEMLGMAEAAFAQTNDYLKTRVQFGQVLASFQALQHRMAKMFTELELMRSVVEGALEAIDSGRANVSHEVSLAKAVAGETLHLVSRETIQLHGGIGMTDEHDAGFTLKRARVLEAMWGNAAWHRERFARLCGY, from the coding sequence ATGGCAGTCCTGACCGAAGAACAGACGATGCTGCGCGACATGGCGCGCGAATGGGCGGACAATGAATCGCCCGTGACGGCGTATCGGAAAATGCGCGATGCGGCGCCGGCGGAATATTACGACGCCGCGGCATGGCGGGCGCAGGCCGAGATGGGCTGGGCGGGGATACTGATCCCCGAGGCGCAGGGCGGCGCGGGGATGGGCTATCTCTCGCTCGGCCTCGTGCTCGAGCAATTGGGCCGCAACCTTGCCGCGACGCCGCTGGCTGCGACCGCGGCAGCGACGAGCGCGCTGCTGCTTGGTGGTTCGGAGGCGCAGCAGGTGGAATGGCTGCCGCGGATCGCCGCAGGTGACGTGGTGGCGGCGCTCGCAGTCGATGAGGGGCCGCGCTTCGCTCCCGACAAGATCGCTACGACCGTGGAGGGCGGCAAGCTCAGCGGTACCAAGGAATTCGTTGCCGAGGGTGACAGCGCGCAGCTGTTCGTCGTGGCCGCGACCGACGGGCTCTATCTGGTCGCGGGCGACGAAGGCGTGACCCGGTCGCCCCGGAAACTGACCGACGCCCGGAGCCACGCGCAGCTTCGCTTCGACGGCGCGCCGGCCGGGAAGCTGGAAGGCGGCGCCGATCTGCTCACCCAGGTGACCGACCGCGCCACCGCGGCGCTATGCGCCGAGATGCTCGGCATGGCCGAGGCCGCGTTCGCGCAGACCAACGACTATCTCAAGACCCGCGTCCAGTTCGGACAGGTCCTCGCCTCCTTCCAGGCGCTGCAGCATCGGATGGCGAAGATGTTCACCGAACTCGAACTGATGCGCTCGGTGGTGGAAGGAGCGCTCGAGGCGATCGATTCCGGGCGCGCCAATGTCAGCCACGAAGTCAGCCTCGCCAAGGCGGTGGCGGGCGAGACGCTCCATCTGGTCAGCCGCGAGACGATCCAGCTGCACGGCGGTATCGGGATGACCGACGAGCATGACGCCGGCTTCACCCTCAAGCGTGCGCGAGTGCTGGAGGCCATGTGGGGCAATGCCGCGTGGCACCGCGAGCGCTTCGCGCGGCTGTGCGGCTATTGA
- a CDS encoding TonB-dependent receptor has product MMRLRLLSACAAPAMIMALATPAYAQEAASAPAAQDAAQETDSYDPNDIVVTAQGRAQVLADVPLAVSAISAETLQQSGATDIRQLNQVAPSLLVSSTGSEANGSARIRGIGTVGDNPGLESSVAVFIDGVYRSRSGIGLNELGEIDRIEVLRGPQGTLGGRNASAGMINIVSKAPSPTYGAGAEFTYGNFDQIRASGFINVPLGDTLAARIDSVFSRRDGFYHDLVNDRDINNRNRYFVRGQLLFEPSSDLTIRLIGDYTKRKEECCAATYISRGMNEYIGNLNDPAQNNIVRVLQGLGQPAAAFTEGYSRDIYMSPGRSYYGETEDWGGSVQVDLNLGGAKLTSITGYRNYVSDQGSDTDYSRVDILYRAADGNSAREFKTFSQELRLQGTAFDDKLDWLIGGYYANEDLTVTDNLRFGSQYGRFATCRIISGGGLAALYSPTSAGCLAARPAAFGAASPLIYAGFDRLDAINNRGSTLDRYDQNSRNWALFTHNIVHLAKNFDLTLGLRYTNERKRFDATFGNDNTGCTANQAALTPFLTNAGLSAVAGALIGLSCQGNSTAELNGVSINDERNEDEFTGTAVVSWKPTDDLLLYGSYSRGYKAGGFNLDRSALKNPIQIVGGLPTTTFAAAGGAQALVGNLQFDPETVNSFELGLKYSTGPFSLNIAAFRQEFKNFQLNTFNGTVFLVQNVNGCGANLAGGDRDQSKFATATNFNAAAATTGACSSDDVTYGVLAQGVELEASLVPHRDVRVGLGLTYAQTKYRDHLVGNSAGAPLDQALRKLPGDNLSNAPEIVATASFAWTPDIGSSGMSGLLYFDTRLTDDYNTGSDLFPQKEQDSYAIFNARVGIRGPNQRWSIEFWGQNVFNENYTQVGFNSPFQEGAAGAPFTDLQYPGGRQIFSAYLAEPRTYGVTLRTRY; this is encoded by the coding sequence ATGATGCGGTTACGCCTTCTGTCAGCCTGTGCGGCTCCGGCAATGATCATGGCACTCGCAACGCCTGCTTATGCGCAGGAGGCGGCGAGCGCGCCAGCCGCGCAGGATGCGGCACAGGAAACCGACTCCTACGACCCCAACGACATCGTCGTCACGGCGCAGGGCCGCGCTCAGGTGCTTGCCGACGTGCCGCTCGCGGTCTCGGCGATCAGCGCCGAGACGCTGCAGCAATCGGGCGCCACCGACATCCGCCAGCTCAATCAGGTCGCGCCGTCGCTGCTCGTCTCCTCGACCGGCAGCGAAGCCAACGGCTCTGCGCGTATCCGCGGCATCGGCACGGTGGGGGACAATCCCGGGCTAGAAAGCTCGGTCGCGGTGTTCATCGATGGCGTCTATCGTTCACGTTCGGGGATCGGCCTCAACGAGCTCGGCGAGATCGACCGGATCGAAGTGCTGCGCGGGCCGCAGGGCACACTGGGCGGGCGCAACGCATCGGCTGGCATGATCAACATCGTCAGCAAGGCGCCGTCGCCGACCTATGGCGCGGGGGCCGAGTTCACGTACGGCAATTTCGACCAGATCCGCGCATCGGGCTTCATCAACGTGCCGCTGGGCGACACGCTGGCCGCGCGCATCGACAGCGTCTTCTCGCGGCGCGACGGCTTTTATCACGACCTTGTCAACGATCGCGACATCAACAACCGCAATCGCTATTTCGTGCGCGGGCAATTGCTGTTCGAGCCGTCGAGCGATCTGACGATCCGGCTGATCGGCGACTATACCAAGCGCAAGGAGGAATGCTGCGCAGCGACCTATATCAGCCGCGGCATGAACGAATATATCGGCAATCTGAACGATCCGGCGCAGAACAACATCGTCCGGGTGCTGCAGGGTCTCGGCCAGCCGGCAGCGGCGTTCACCGAGGGCTATAGCCGCGACATCTATATGTCCCCCGGCCGCAGCTATTATGGCGAGACCGAGGATTGGGGCGGATCGGTGCAGGTGGACCTGAATCTGGGCGGCGCCAAGCTGACCTCGATCACGGGCTATCGCAACTATGTGAGCGATCAGGGATCGGATACCGATTATAGCCGGGTGGACATCCTCTACCGCGCCGCCGACGGCAATTCGGCACGCGAATTCAAGACCTTCAGCCAGGAATTGCGGCTGCAGGGCACTGCGTTCGACGACAAGCTCGACTGGCTGATCGGCGGCTATTACGCCAACGAAGATCTGACGGTCACCGACAATCTTCGCTTCGGCAGCCAATATGGCCGGTTCGCGACGTGCCGGATCATTTCGGGCGGCGGCCTGGCGGCGCTCTATTCACCGACATCGGCGGGGTGCCTGGCGGCGCGGCCTGCAGCGTTCGGTGCCGCATCGCCGCTGATCTATGCGGGGTTCGACCGGCTCGATGCAATCAACAATCGCGGCTCGACGCTCGACCGCTACGACCAGAACAGCCGCAACTGGGCGCTGTTCACGCACAATATCGTGCACCTCGCCAAGAACTTCGATCTGACTCTGGGGCTTCGCTACACCAACGAGCGCAAGCGCTTCGACGCGACGTTCGGCAATGACAATACCGGCTGCACGGCCAATCAGGCGGCGCTGACTCCGTTCCTCACCAATGCCGGGTTGAGCGCAGTGGCGGGCGCGTTGATCGGGCTCTCGTGCCAAGGCAACTCGACAGCGGAGCTCAACGGCGTATCGATCAACGACGAGCGCAACGAAGACGAATTCACCGGCACCGCCGTGGTTTCGTGGAAGCCCACCGACGATCTGCTGCTCTATGGCAGCTATTCGCGCGGCTATAAGGCGGGCGGGTTCAATCTCGATCGCTCGGCGCTCAAAAATCCCATCCAGATCGTGGGCGGCCTGCCGACGACGACCTTTGCCGCGGCGGGCGGTGCGCAGGCCCTGGTGGGCAATCTCCAGTTCGATCCGGAGACAGTCAATTCGTTCGAGCTGGGCCTTAAATACTCGACCGGGCCGTTCAGCCTGAACATCGCGGCCTTCCGGCAGGAGTTCAAAAACTTCCAGCTCAATACGTTCAACGGCACGGTCTTCCTCGTCCAGAACGTCAATGGCTGCGGCGCGAACCTGGCCGGCGGCGACCGCGACCAGAGCAAGTTCGCGACGGCGACCAACTTCAATGCCGCGGCGGCGACCACCGGCGCGTGTTCGTCGGATGACGTGACCTATGGCGTGCTGGCGCAAGGTGTCGAGCTCGAGGCGTCGCTGGTGCCGCATCGCGACGTCCGCGTCGGGCTGGGCCTGACCTATGCGCAGACCAAATATCGCGATCACCTGGTCGGTAATTCCGCGGGCGCGCCGCTCGATCAGGCGCTTCGCAAACTGCCGGGCGACAATCTGTCAAACGCGCCCGAGATCGTCGCCACCGCTTCCTTCGCCTGGACCCCCGACATCGGCAGCTCGGGGATGAGCGGTCTGCTTTATTTCGACACCCGCCTGACCGACGATTACAATACCGGCTCCGACCTGTTCCCGCAGAAGGAGCAGGACAGCTATGCGATTTTCAACGCCCGCGTCGGCATCCGCGGACCGAACCAGCGCTGGTCGATCGAATTCTGGGGGCAAAACGTCTTCAATGAGAATTACACCCAGGTCGGGTTCAATTCGCCGTTCCAGGAAGGCGCGGCCGGGGCGCCCTTCACCGACCTGCAATATCCGGGCGGGCGGCAGATTTTCTCGGCCTATCTCGCCGAGCCGCGGACCTATGGCGTGACGCTGCGCACACGCTATTGA
- a CDS encoding CREC-EF hand family protein, protein MKKTLAAAALLGVPLLAGGAYAAQQAPAPAPQARPMGGDMLAKADTNNDGAVTKAEFLADTDARFARLDANEDGKISKEERPSGGEGRGGRMMSRSDTDNDGAISLDEQRAQATRRFERLDTNSDGKIDQPERDAARERMRGMMERRGGATDAN, encoded by the coding sequence ATGAAGAAGACTCTCGCCGCCGCCGCCCTGCTCGGCGTCCCCCTCCTCGCCGGCGGCGCCTATGCCGCGCAACAGGCACCCGCACCCGCGCCCCAGGCCCGCCCGATGGGCGGCGACATGCTCGCCAAGGCCGACACCAACAACGACGGCGCCGTCACCAAAGCCGAGTTCCTCGCCGATACCGACGCCCGCTTTGCCAGGCTCGATGCCAACGAGGATGGCAAGATCAGCAAGGAAGAGCGGCCGAGCGGCGGCGAAGGCCGCGGCGGCCGGATGATGAGCCGCAGCGACACCGACAATGACGGCGCGATCTCGCTCGACGAGCAGCGCGCTCAGGCCACGCGCCGCTTCGAGCGCCTCGACACCAACAGCGACGGCAAGATCGATCAGCCCGAGCGCGACGCCGCCCGCGAGCGGATGCGTGGCATGATGGAGCGCCGCGGCGGCGCGACCGACGCCAACTAG
- a CDS encoding thioesterase family protein — protein MTPIADILAHARRHDSGLGTTIPAGWMQGRTAFGGLSAALALQAALELEPDLPSLRSAQIAFIGPLAGEVSVTATKLRRGRNAAFLQADVTSEAGLGLRATFVFMTGLASVVEHDQARRATVEPPAADAELHTGPDNFFTGNFNFFDPKRKLGATEWLRWARLRARDGLHPMVELMAIGDALPPGAFKLAAERRTPLSSLNWQINFLTTEPTTQDGWWLLNAEADIARHGYSSQRMAIWNAAGEPVAEAMQGVAIFG, from the coding sequence GTGACTCCGATCGCCGACATCCTCGCCCACGCCCGGCGCCACGACAGCGGCCTTGGCACCACGATCCCCGCCGGCTGGATGCAGGGCCGCACAGCGTTCGGCGGCCTCTCCGCCGCGCTCGCGCTGCAAGCCGCGCTCGAGCTCGAGCCTGATCTGCCGTCGCTGCGCTCCGCCCAGATCGCCTTTATCGGCCCGCTCGCCGGCGAAGTCAGCGTCACCGCCACCAAGCTCCGCCGCGGCCGCAACGCCGCCTTCCTCCAGGCCGACGTCACCTCCGAAGCCGGTCTCGGCCTGCGCGCCACCTTCGTGTTCATGACCGGGCTCGCCTCGGTCGTCGAGCACGATCAGGCCCGTCGCGCCACGGTCGAGCCTCCCGCTGCCGATGCCGAACTCCACACCGGCCCCGACAACTTCTTCACCGGCAACTTCAATTTCTTCGATCCGAAGCGCAAGCTCGGCGCCACCGAATGGCTGCGCTGGGCGCGCCTGCGCGCGCGCGATGGCCTCCACCCGATGGTCGAACTGATGGCGATCGGCGACGCGCTGCCGCCCGGCGCGTTCAAGCTCGCCGCCGAGCGCCGGACTCCGCTAAGCTCGCTCAACTGGCAAATCAACTTCCTGACGACCGAGCCCACCACGCAAGACGGCTGGTGGCTGCTCAATGCCGAGGCCGACATCGCCCGCCACGGCTATAGCAGCCAGCGCATGGCGATCTGGAACGCCGCGGGCGAACCGGTCGCCGAAGCGATGCAAGGCGTCGCCATTTTTGGCTGA
- a CDS encoding acyl-CoA dehydrogenase family protein, translated as MATAEIEAPVDALEAFRAHAREWLGAHFPPSLKGKDNAMSAVEGPHENTPEEAAWQQAMGEKGWGVPTWPKEYGGGGLSRDEARVLQEEMARIGAWNPIGGMGVMMFGPTLLEYGSEEQKREHIPAIAKGIVRWCQGYSEPGAGSDLASLQAFAEDRGDHYVVNGQKTWTSGGQWADKCFMLVRTDKTRKHEGITFLLCDMDTPGVEVKPIRLISGSSPFCETFFTDVKVPKANRVGEEGQGWTIGKRLLQHERSSLSGGGSTAGRMFSGAPLGQLAKKYVGVDEQGRIADADLRSRIVRHEMDLRAFMLTLRRASAEAKSNQGPSAATSIMKNVGARIMQERSELLIEIRGLAGLGWEGEGFEEEALKDVRTWLFGKAVSIYGGSTEIQNNVIAKRILGMLDHQ; from the coding sequence ATGGCGACTGCAGAAATCGAAGCGCCGGTGGACGCGCTCGAGGCGTTCCGCGCGCATGCCCGCGAATGGCTGGGGGCGCATTTCCCGCCCTCGCTAAAGGGCAAGGACAATGCAATGTCGGCAGTGGAGGGGCCGCACGAGAACACGCCCGAAGAAGCGGCCTGGCAGCAGGCGATGGGCGAAAAGGGCTGGGGCGTGCCGACCTGGCCGAAGGAATATGGCGGCGGCGGGCTGAGCCGCGACGAGGCGCGCGTACTGCAGGAGGAAATGGCGCGCATCGGCGCATGGAACCCGATCGGCGGGATGGGCGTGATGATGTTCGGCCCGACCCTGCTCGAATATGGCAGCGAAGAACAGAAACGCGAGCACATCCCGGCGATCGCGAAGGGCATTGTGCGCTGGTGCCAAGGCTATTCCGAGCCCGGCGCGGGATCGGATCTCGCTTCGCTCCAGGCCTTTGCCGAGGATCGCGGCGACCACTATGTCGTCAACGGCCAGAAGACATGGACCAGCGGCGGACAATGGGCGGACAAATGCTTCATGCTCGTCCGCACCGACAAGACCAGGAAGCACGAAGGCATCACCTTCCTGCTCTGCGACATGGATACGCCCGGCGTCGAAGTGAAGCCGATCCGGCTGATCTCGGGCTCGTCGCCGTTCTGCGAGACCTTCTTCACCGATGTGAAGGTGCCCAAGGCCAACCGCGTCGGCGAGGAAGGGCAGGGCTGGACGATCGGCAAGCGCCTGCTCCAGCACGAGCGCTCCAGCCTGTCGGGCGGCGGATCGACTGCGGGGCGGATGTTTTCGGGCGCGCCGCTGGGGCAACTCGCGAAGAAATATGTCGGCGTGGACGAACAGGGGCGGATCGCCGATGCCGATCTGCGCAGCCGGATCGTGCGGCACGAGATGGATTTGCGCGCCTTCATGCTGACGCTGCGACGGGCTTCGGCGGAGGCGAAGTCGAACCAAGGGCCGTCTGCCGCCACGTCGATCATGAAGAATGTCGGCGCGCGGATCATGCAGGAGCGTTCCGAGCTGCTGATCGAGATCCGCGGGCTGGCCGGGCTCGGCTGGGAAGGCGAGGGGTTCGAGGAGGAGGCGCTCAAGGATGTGCGGACCTGGCTCTTCGGCAAGGCGGTGTCGATCTATGGCGGGTCGACCGAGATCCAGAACAACGTGATCGCCAAGCGGATATTGGGGATGCTGGATCACCAGTGA
- a CDS encoding class I adenylate-forming enzyme family protein produces MAFDDALARRSRDGGKTVTADEMLASDFATLPDLIRAHARDRGAKPAIVFGARMVDYAELDRAMDRIAFSLQQSDVQQGDAVAILGPTSLDYALVFLGALRAGCVAAPLAPSATPEQLAAMVADCAAPILFHDAAHDIDVPVRKVAIEQLEDWLHDGAPRQVTVGPDDPFNIIYSSGTTGTPKGIVQPHSMRWVHIGRAPAGFAEAVTMVATPLYSNTTLVSFLPTLGWGGTVVLLAKFEAREYLVQAEKHRGSVTMLVPVQYQRIMADPEFDRFDLSGFMLKTCTSAPFSAALKADVLARWPGLLVEYYGMTEGGGTTILVCNAHPDKLHTVGKPIDGQDIRLIDDDGREVAQGEIGEVVGRSGAMMTGYHGRTDATAAATWFDPAGNRFIRHGDIGRFDEDGFLTLLDRKKDLIISGGFNVYPSDLEAVLIEHPGVSDCAVVGIPSEQWGETPVGFYVGSGDPAEILAWCNARLGKTQRLADLRRVDELPRNAIGKVLKRELRALYP; encoded by the coding sequence ATGGCGTTCGACGACGCGCTCGCTAGAAGATCGCGCGATGGGGGCAAGACCGTGACTGCCGACGAAATGCTGGCGAGCGACTTCGCGACGCTGCCCGATCTTATCCGCGCGCACGCCCGCGATCGCGGCGCCAAACCCGCGATCGTCTTCGGCGCGCGCATGGTCGATTATGCCGAGCTCGACCGGGCGATGGATCGCATCGCCTTCTCGCTCCAGCAAAGCGACGTGCAACAGGGAGACGCAGTCGCTATCCTCGGCCCCACCTCGCTCGATTACGCACTGGTCTTCCTCGGCGCGCTGCGCGCCGGCTGCGTCGCCGCGCCGCTCGCACCCTCGGCGACGCCCGAACAGCTCGCCGCGATGGTCGCGGATTGCGCCGCGCCGATCCTGTTCCACGACGCCGCCCATGACATCGACGTGCCGGTCCGCAAGGTCGCGATCGAGCAGCTCGAAGACTGGCTCCACGACGGCGCCCCCAGGCAGGTGACGGTCGGCCCCGACGACCCGTTCAACATCATCTATTCCTCGGGCACCACCGGCACGCCCAAGGGCATCGTCCAGCCGCATTCGATGCGCTGGGTTCATATCGGTCGCGCCCCTGCCGGCTTCGCCGAGGCGGTGACGATGGTCGCCACTCCGCTTTATTCGAACACCACCCTCGTCAGCTTCCTGCCCACGCTCGGCTGGGGCGGCACGGTGGTGCTCCTCGCCAAGTTCGAGGCCCGCGAATATCTGGTCCAGGCCGAAAAACACCGCGGCAGCGTCACGATGCTGGTCCCCGTCCAATATCAGCGGATCATGGCCGATCCCGAGTTCGACCGCTTCGATCTCTCCGGCTTCATGCTCAAAACCTGCACCAGCGCCCCCTTCTCTGCCGCGCTGAAGGCCGATGTCCTCGCGCGCTGGCCCGGGCTGCTCGTCGAATATTACGGGATGACCGAAGGCGGCGGCACGACGATCCTCGTCTGCAACGCCCATCCCGACAAGCTCCACACCGTCGGCAAGCCGATCGACGGCCAAGACATCCGCCTGATCGATGACGACGGCCGCGAAGTCGCGCAGGGCGAAATCGGCGAAGTCGTCGGCCGCTCGGGCGCGATGATGACCGGTTATCACGGCCGCACCGACGCGACCGCCGCAGCGACCTGGTTCGACCCGGCCGGCAACCGCTTCATCCGCCACGGCGATATCGGCCGCTTCGATGAAGACGGCTTCCTCACCTTGCTCGACCGCAAGAAGGATCTGATCATCTCGGGCGGGTTCAACGTCTATCCCTCGGACCTCGAAGCAGTGCTGATCGAGCATCCCGGCGTCTCGGATTGCGCCGTCGTCGGAATCCCCTCCGAGCAATGGGGCGAGACTCCAGTCGGCTTCTATGTCGGCAGCGGCGATCCCGCGGAGATCCTCGCCTGGTGCAACGCGCGGCTCGGCAAGACCCAGCGTCTCGCCGATCTCCGCCGGGTCGACGAACTCCCGCGCAACGCGATCGGCAAGGTGCTCAAACGCGAACTGCGCGCGCTTTACCCGTGA
- a CDS encoding TetR/AcrR family transcriptional regulator, giving the protein MNAPGNIESGGGTKRFQAKRDAILAAAADAINEQSAKGMTFADVARRVGLNTTSVTYYFKRKEDLAAAAFEQTLERLDAMLDAALREATPEARVARYLNINMERLARIRRGDERDFAILSDLRAMEDPTKGQLLAGWRNIFRKTRSLWGTGASRAETDLNGARAHVLLENTFWLTAWLPRYEVDEYPRVEARLMDVFRSGIAAPGQDWTPEMLDLVHEEPEPGREAFLLAATRLINELGYRGASVQRIASELNVTKGSFYHHLDAKDDLVIACYKRSFDIIADAQRLAESHQGSHWQRLESTIATLLDYQFSERGPLLRTTALSGLPPHVRSTMIDRSNRIARRFAGMLSDGIAEGTIRAIDPLVASQALMAIQNAAFDMRKWASTMPREKAVAFYASTLTFGLFDDRVLKG; this is encoded by the coding sequence ATGAATGCACCTGGAAACATCGAGAGCGGCGGCGGTACCAAGCGTTTCCAGGCGAAGCGCGACGCGATCCTCGCCGCAGCGGCCGACGCGATCAACGAGCAGAGCGCCAAAGGCATGACCTTTGCGGACGTCGCGCGGCGCGTCGGGCTCAACACCACTTCGGTCACTTATTATTTCAAGCGCAAGGAAGACCTCGCCGCCGCCGCCTTCGAACAGACGCTCGAACGGCTCGACGCAATGCTCGACGCCGCGCTTCGGGAGGCGACGCCCGAAGCCCGGGTCGCGCGTTATCTTAACATCAACATGGAGCGGCTGGCCCGCATCCGCCGCGGCGACGAGCGCGACTTCGCGATCCTCTCGGACCTGCGCGCGATGGAGGACCCGACCAAGGGCCAGCTCCTCGCCGGCTGGCGCAACATCTTCCGCAAGACCCGCAGCCTGTGGGGCACCGGTGCCAGCCGCGCCGAGACCGACCTTAACGGCGCGCGCGCGCATGTACTGCTCGAGAACACTTTCTGGCTCACTGCGTGGCTGCCGCGCTACGAAGTCGACGAATATCCCCGCGTCGAGGCGCGATTGATGGACGTGTTCCGTTCCGGCATCGCCGCGCCGGGGCAGGACTGGACGCCCGAGATGCTCGACCTCGTGCACGAGGAGCCCGAACCGGGCCGCGAGGCATTTCTGCTCGCGGCGACGCGGCTGATCAACGAACTCGGCTATCGCGGCGCCTCGGTCCAGCGGATCGCCTCGGAGCTCAACGTCACCAAGGGCAGCTTCTACCACCATCTCGATGCCAAGGACGATCTGGTGATCGCCTGCTACAAGCGCAGTTTCGACATCATCGCCGACGCCCAGCGCCTTGCGGAGAGCCACCAGGGCAGCCATTGGCAGCGGCTCGAGAGCACGATCGCGACGTTGCTCGACTATCAATTCTCCGAACGCGGCCCGTTGCTGCGCACCACTGCGTTGTCGGGCCTCCCACCACATGTCCGCTCGACGATGATCGACCGCTCGAACAGGATCGCACGCCGCTTCGCCGGCATGCTCTCCGACGGCATCGCCGAAGGCACGATCCGCGCAATCGATCCTCTGGTCGCGTCGCAGGCGCTGATGGCGATCCAGAACGCCGCCTTCGACATGCGCAAATGGGCGAGCACCATGCCGCGCGAGAAAGCGGTCGCCTTCTATGCCTCGACCCTGACGTTCGGGCTGTTCGACGATCGCGTGCTGAAGGGCTGA